In Melitaea cinxia chromosome 4, ilMelCinx1.1, whole genome shotgun sequence, a single genomic region encodes these proteins:
- the LOC123653347 gene encoding single-stranded DNA-binding protein, mitochondrial, whose amino-acid sequence MQCLYKVSSTLRRIVLTQQLHTSAVQCDVQNTEKTINQVTLLGRVGADPQKRGSEDHPVVNFPLATHFSYKYESGDILQKTDWHRISVFRPGLRDTVYKYLKKGQRVYVTGKLSYGEVKLDDGQVRTASTVIADDIIFFQSQPQNT is encoded by the exons atgcagtgcCTTTATAAG gtaTCTTCAACACTCCGAAGAATAGTCTTAACTCAACAATTACACACATCAGCAGTGCAATGTGATGTTCAAAACACGGAGAAAA CTATCAATCAAGTCACATTATTGGGTCGAGTAGGTGCTGATCCTCAGAAACGTGGATCTGAAGATCATCCCGTAGTGAACTTCCCACTAGCTACTCATTTTAGTTACAAATATGAGTCAGGTGACATTTTACAAAAAACGGATTGGCATAGGATCAGTGTCTTCAGACCGGGATTACGTGACACAGTTTACAAGTACTTAAAGAAAGGTCAAAGAGTGTATGTCACTGGAAAACTATCGTACGGTGAAGTTAAACTAGATGACGGGCAAGTTAGAACAGCATCAACAGTAATAGCAGACGATATTATATTCTTCCAAAGTCAACCTCAAAATACATAA